The window CCTCAATTATCTTTTCATGTACAAACTGCCGCTTTAAAGACTCCGTCTCACCGTCAAAGATAATGCTTCCTTCATCGAGGATAATAAGCCTTTTACACATCTGCTCAATGTCGTTCATATCATGGGTGGTAAGGATGATGGTCGTTCCTTCTTCCCGATTAATTTCCAGAAGAAATTTCCTTATCGCATCTTTTACGAGAACATCAAGACCAATGGTAGGTTCGTCCAGAAACAGCACCGGAGGACTGTGAATAAGCGATGCTGCTATATCACACCTCATCCTTTGCCCGAGAGAGAGTTTGCGGACAGGCATCTTCATCAAAGGTTTAAGATCCAGGGCCTTTTCCAGACGCCCCATCTGATATAAAAAGTCTGGTCTGGAGACACGAAATATCACCCTCAACATCTCAAATGATTCCCTGACCGGAAGATCCCACCAGAGTTGTGTTCGCTGGCCGAACACAACTCCTATTTTAGCGGCGTTCTTCTTCCGATTCTCATACGGGACAATTCCGCTCACCGTTGCGCTGCCGGATGAGGGTACGAGAATGCCCGTTAACATTTTAATGGTCGTTGACTTTCCTGCACCATTCTCGCCAACATAACCAACGAATTCTCCAGGTTTTATCTGAAAGCTTATACCATCGACAGCTACAATCTTCCTTCGCCGTCTATGAAAAAGGGCCTTTATTCTTCCCATAAACCCTTTACCGGATTCGTCTACCGAAAACTCTTTTCGTAAATCCCTCGCTTCTATCGCTATCTTGCCTTCTCTCATATCTTTCTCTCTACACTCCTGATCAGGAGAAATGTGATACGTTTTACCTGTTGTACGTTCATCGCATTGAATCATATCCGTTTTCTCTTGAGGGTCCAGAAAAAACCTCTGATATTTATCGTTCTCAGTTTCACGTCAGATCTGGCCGGGCTGAAAGTCCTCGAAGCTTTCTGTCCCGGGATCAAGCTTGACTGCAGGCGCAGCCGAAGCTGCACTGAGGATTCTGCGAGTAAAGAACGGACGAAGATGGCCTGAAAAATACAGTATACTCATCTCATACTGGATTTCGGATAAAATCCGAGATAAATTTGAGCGAGTAAAGTCCTCGGCGCTTTTTGTCCGGGGATACCTTCACCAGGATTTGGTTTCCGGTAAAACCGAAAACCAAATCGGTTTTAGTATACCTGCCCGGCTGATGTCTTTCGTCAGCCCGGACAACCATTCCGGAGGAGAGAGACGGGCGAGAATACCAGGTTATTTTCTCCTGCATCCTTTCAGTATATTGATAAAAGGGCCCGTAATCTAATGAATTTTAATACTGAAAAGAAATTCATTGCAGGAGAGATAACAGATGGCAATTCGAAGCAGTGAGACAGCCACAAAGGTTCAGCCCTGGCATGAGGGCTTAACTGGTTGTCACCATCACCCTGACGGTGATCAGATCTTTCCGATTATCGAAGGTACAGATACATCCATATGAGAGATGGAAACGAAGGATCTTTAACAGGAGAGACTGTAACTTATCTCTTGAGATGCCCATGGCAGAAAGCTGAACAACTGAATCCACCAAAACTTCTAGAAAATAGCAGGTAAAAAGCCGATTTGTTTATACTCATCTCATACTGGATTTCGGATAAAATCCGAGATATAATTGAGCGGGTATACCTTCACCAGGATTTGTTTTCCGGTAAAACCGGAAAACAAATCGGTTTTAGTATATCGTAACCCGCGACCAGGAAATGGAGTTAAAAGAAACATTCCCTCCGCTGACTCAAAGAATCCCCATCTACTGTTTGAAGTTCTTTAACTCTTCCAGTGTTGCAAAACTCCGCAGTCTCTCTCCTCTTGAATCGGCAAGTGACTTCAGCTCGTTGACACCCGAAAAGAGATCATGGCTCATCTCAACAATTTGTTCGTGGCTGAGAGGACCCAGGTCCCAGAGAACCTCAAAGACACTCTTCCGCAGGTCATTACTGAGCTCTGGATAACACTCTTCCATCTCTCTCTCTCTCTCTTCCCTGGAATTATAGGCTGGTTTTCCACTCTTTATCAGTCGTCCGTCAATATAAATATTCCACAAATATTTATACCTGCGGTATGCACCGCTTCCATCTTCCGGTACACTGCTTTCTCTATACTTAAACCCTTTCTCCAACTGATCAAAGACATGCATGAGTTCGTGTACTACCCTCCCATCAAGATTATCCAGTTCATCTACGATCTCCAACACCAATGTCTCCGCTCCAGAATCAAGATAATTCATGTCTATTGGAGCATCAGAAGGAGTATGCCTGATAGTTATACCTTTCAGTTTCTGACTTATGCCCAGCTCCCGTGCCGCATCCTCAACCATCTTAAAGATAGCCTCTTTATTTTCAAAGCCCTCTTCAATAACCATGTTTGTACTGGTACCCATAACCTGTTTCCCTCTTTTTATTTCTGAGGTCCGGACTGAGGACACTTGATTTCCAGCCGAACCCTTATCCTAAAACCTGCCAAATGAGCGGTATCAAGTTTCTTAACCTGAGATAATGATATGAAAACCATGACGGAAATGCAACCTCTTTTCTCTCGAAGACGCTCTATACATTATATTTTTCTTTTGATTAATTTCCTGTATACTATATATTTTACAGTAGTATCCGGTTAGGTTTTTGCCTGCATGACTTTTGTCAAATCCGAACACTTTTATCGTGAACCCGGAGATTCGTTCATCCTGGTATTCCAGCAGACACCTTGCAGGGATGACATCTCTGGGGCTATCGTTAAAATATGTGCAAGCATCCAAACGGATAGTGATGCTTTTATCTATACAGAATAACCTTTTCACGGGAGATGGTAAAGATGTCAAATATTGATGCCGTTACGAGCGACGACTTTGATCAAGTGGTACTTAAATCTACAGTTCCTGTACTCGTTGACTTTTTCGCAGTATGGTGCGGGCCATGCAAAACGGTTTCACCAATCCTGGATGAATTATCCAAGGATTTCGACGGCAGGGTCAAGTTTGTCAAAGCAGATATTGACGCTGACGATAATAAAGAATTGGCAGCTAAATATGGTATCATGTCTGTACCGACCTTATTGCTCTTCAGTAATGGTGAAGTAAAAGAGACAATAGTCGGCGTAACAAGCAAGAGTAAACTTACACAAACACTGGAAGGAATTTTATAACTTTCCGGAAATTGCTGTATAGTATAGTTAGTGCCGGAACGGTAACCCGGTTGTTGAACTAAAACTGTCCGGTTTCAAAGGGCGTTACTCTCGTAATCCGAAGAAACTAATGTACTTGAAGATTACGGAATTATTACTGTAACGCAGTAGACGATTGGTTTTCGTTCAACCACCTATATTAGAAAGGGAACTTATTATCATGAGAAGAGTCTACCTCGACCACATGTCTGCAACAGCTACAGACCCGAAAGTTGTAGAAGAGATGATGCCTTTTTTTTCGGAAATTTTCGGGAGCCCTTCCTCTCATCTGCATGGATACGGACTCAAAGCGAAAAAGGCAATTGATGAGTCAAGGAACAAAGTTGCAGATCTGATTCATGCCAAACCTGATGAGATAATCTTCACATCTACCGGAAGTGAAGCCAACAACCTGGCATTAAGGGGCATTGCCCATGCCAATAAAGCAAAAGGAAAGCATATTGTAATCTCAGAAATCGAGCATTTTTCTGTATTATACACGGCACGTGAATTAGAAAAGGAGGGTTTTCGGGTAACGTATTTGAAGGTAGACAAGGAAGGCCTGGTAAACCCGGACGATGTCGCTAAGGCGATCACCGATGAAACCATCCTTGTTTCCATCATGCATGCAAATAATGAAATCGGCGTAATCGAACCTATTGAAGAGATCGGACGCATTACGAAAAATAAGGGTGTCATATTTCACACAGATGCAGTAGCAACAGCAGGAGTTATCCCCGTTAACGTTTCACAATTCGGGGTGGACGCCTTAAGTTTAGCTTCACAGCCTTTTTACGGGCCTAAAGGTGTCGCGGCATTGTACCTGAGAGACGACATTGATATTATCCCCATCATGAGCGGAGGTGCCCAGGAAGGCGGCAGAAGGCCGGGTACGGATAATGTACCCGGAATTGTCGGAATGGGTAAAGCCGCTGAAATTGCCAAAACCGAGATGGAGTCTAGAATTAAACATCTCGTCCCGCTTCGTGACAAGATAATCGATGGACTTCAAAAGAGCGTAAAATACCTTCATTTCACTGGACATCTCACCAAAAGGCTTCCGGGACATGTCAGTTTCTGGATATCCTTTGCAGAAGGGGAGACCCTTGTCTTGCTCTTGAACTACAATGGTGTGGCCACTGCGAGCGGTTCCGCCTGCAGCTCCCCGGACCTTCAGGCGTCTCATGTGCTAACCGCCATCGGGGTACCACCTGACGTATGTCACGGATCTATAACGGTAAGTCTTGGTAAGGATAACAGTGAAGAAGATGTTGATTATTTCCTGGAAACATTACCAAAGGTAGTTGACCGATGCTGGCAGATGTCTCCTCTCTATGAGGATGAATTAAAGAAAGAGCAGCAGGCCTAATTGCCGTTTTCGAACACCACCAGGTGAATCCATCTACGGTATTATGCCGGGAATGTAATTCAATGTGAAGCAGGTATTGAGGTTATCTGATGCCGATTTCTATTGGCAGGCAGGTCTTAGCTATTATTTTAATTTGCGGAACAGAACCGGGCAGTCAGCGATGTCGGGAGCTATGTTCCACTCTTTATAGGAGAAGAAACAATGCCATTATACGAATATCGATGTAAAAAATGTGATAAGAGTTTTGAGATATTACATAAGAGTAACGAAAAAGCCGTATGCCCTGAATGCGGAGGAAAATCCATGGAAAAACTTTTCTCC is drawn from Candidatus Scalindua sp. and contains these coding sequences:
- a CDS encoding ATP-binding cassette domain-containing protein, giving the protein MIQCDERTTGKTYHISPDQECREKDMREGKIAIEARDLRKEFSVDESGKGFMGRIKALFHRRRRKIVAVDGISFQIKPGEFVGYVGENGAGKSTTIKMLTGILVPSSGSATVSGIVPYENRKKNAAKIGVVFGQRTQLWWDLPVRESFEMLRVIFRVSRPDFLYQMGRLEKALDLKPLMKMPVRKLSLGQRMRCDIAASLIHSPPVLFLDEPTIGLDVLVKDAIRKFLLEINREEGTTIILTTHDMNDIEQMCKRLIILDEGSIIFDGETESLKRQFVHEKIIEVEFYEDVVAVEEIPGVTVINEEGCTKWLKFDKGNTGIGEVVSFLATNYKIKDLSVREPSVESIIKNIYHNSDALAIPL
- a CDS encoding cysteine desulfurase, with the translated sequence MRRVYLDHMSATATDPKVVEEMMPFFSEIFGSPSSHLHGYGLKAKKAIDESRNKVADLIHAKPDEIIFTSTGSEANNLALRGIAHANKAKGKHIVISEIEHFSVLYTARELEKEGFRVTYLKVDKEGLVNPDDVAKAITDETILVSIMHANNEIGVIEPIEEIGRITKNKGVIFHTDAVATAGVIPVNVSQFGVDALSLASQPFYGPKGVAALYLRDDIDIIPIMSGGAQEGGRRPGTDNVPGIVGMGKAAEIAKTEMESRIKHLVPLRDKIIDGLQKSVKYLHFTGHLTKRLPGHVSFWISFAEGETLVLLLNYNGVATASGSACSSPDLQASHVLTAIGVPPDVCHGSITVSLGKDNSEEDVDYFLETLPKVVDRCWQMSPLYEDELKKEQQA
- a CDS encoding zinc ribbon domain-containing protein, with product MPLYEYRCKKCDKSFEILHKSNEKAVCPECGGKSMEKLFSVFASGGSSDSSLNGTGPSSSPGCSSGGCGCGMNM
- the trxA gene encoding thioredoxin, coding for MSNIDAVTSDDFDQVVLKSTVPVLVDFFAVWCGPCKTVSPILDELSKDFDGRVKFVKADIDADDNKELAAKYGIMSVPTLLLFSNGEVKETIVGVTSKSKLTQTLEGIL